The stretch of DNA GGGCCCTTGAAGGGGTGCCTGCGCCCGGACGGCCCTTCGTGCGGAGCGTAAAGGCGGATACGCAGACACTGCGCCCCTGGCGTGCGCAAGCGAGGCCTGAAGCCGCCAGGCCCCGACTGCCTGCGCAGGGGCTGGCGAAACGAACCGGCGCGCCCTACGTCCAAAACTGGACCGCCTCGATAATGTTTTGGTAGGCCCAGTCGTAGATGTCGGAATACCAGCCCACTTCGGGCACGAAGCATACGAGCACCACGTAGACGACCGACAGCGCCACGACGGCCAGCAGCGCGTTCTGGAAAAGCGACGCCGTCGGCGTGCCCGGCGCCAGCCGCTCGTTCGCGACGAACAAAAGCAGCACGGCCGCAGCCAGAAACATGAAGCTGAAGTCGGCGAAATAGCGCTCGAGGATGCCCGCCATCTGCGCGTCGGCCAGCGCCACGACAATGCCGCCCGCCACGAGCGCCACCACGACCCCGGCGGTGGTATGAGTGGCCCGCTCGCTCACGCGCAGCGCCAGGATGCGACGCGACGCCGCGAGAATCCACAGCACCGGCAAGCACGCGAAAATGCCGCCGAACGTGGCCTCTTTGATAGTCTGCCCCAAATAGGTGGTGTCGAAAGGCGCCGGCTGCACAAAAGGAAACACGCCCGTGACGCTCGGCGGCTGCAGGAAGTAGGCGAACAGGGCGGGCAGGATCCGCCCGAGGTTGAACCCGCGGCGCGTCATGTCGTTGACGGTGAGGTTGTAGCTGGCGCCGAAATCGGTCGGCGAGCCGAAACGCGCCGCGTTGTACCCCATGATGGCCAGCGCCACCGCGGCATACGGCGCGACAAGGCAGGCGAATTCGCGGGCGCCAGTACCCGTGAACAGGCGCTTTTCGGTGATATAGCGGCGCCAGAACAGCGGGAATGCCACGCACGACAGCACGAGCAGCTGCGGGCGGCACCCCGCCACGAGCGCCATGCACAGCGACCCGGCTGCATACCAGCGGCACGGATGAGCCGCCGAACGCCCTACCATCCACAGATACAGCCCCCACACGCTGAACGCCAGGCCCAGCGCGATGGGCAGCGAGTAGAACGTCGGGAACTTCAGCAGGTACAAAACGCCCGAACACGCGACGAGCGGAATCTGCAGCAGCAGAAACAGCCCCAGGCTCACCCGCTTGAAGTGGTGGCGCGCAAACCGGTCGAGCAGCGCCGTGCAGCCGCCCGCAAACGCCAGCACGCTTGCCAGCACGCCGAGCGCCGTAGGGAAATTCGCGCCCGTGGCCAGGTAGAACGGCAGGTAGAACAGAAACACCGGCACCACGCCGAAATACACGTAGTACTTCCCGTCGTGGTAGGCCACGTCGAACAGGTAGTCCTCCCCCGTCTCCTTCTGCGCTTCGTCGCGCGCGCCCTTGTCGTAGGGGTCGTCCATCGCCTTGAGCCATTCGGGCGGCTCTTCTTCCAAATGCAGCTGGCCGCGCGTGAACGATTTTGCCAGCTCGGCGTATTGCTGGGCGTTCTCGCCGCCCACCTCGAACGTGTTCGCCATGCTCACGCCGTCCCACGACCCGTAGTTGTACGAGCTGGTGGCCACTCCCACCAAGTTCGACCCGAAGAACAAATACGAGGTCATGACCAGGCATTCTACAACGAACGCCCCAATGATGATCGCTTTGGTCAACCTTGGGCGCACGCGCAGCGGCCAGCGATAGATGGCCGAACGCGGCCGGAACGCATAGACGAGGCACAAAATGCCCAGCGCAACCCCGAAGCGCGTCTTGTTGAAGTCGAACGGGCGGTTGGCGTTGAGGACCACCTTGTCGAGCAGCACCGGATAGCGCACCTCGTCGCCCACGAGCTCGATTTCCAGCGCTTGCACGCGCCCCGACGCATTGAGGTTCAAGTACTCGCTTTTGTCCGACACCGTGGACACGTCGACGATCGGCACGCCGCGCGTGTATTCCGTCGTGTCGAAAAACGTCTTGTGCGCCTCGTCGGTGAACGAGACTTTGCATTCCAGCAGCTGGGCGGGCTGTTCGCCGTCGAAATCGAGCCACACGTTCTCAACCGCCTGGTCAAGGCCTTGCAGCACGACGGCATGGTTCGCTTCGGTGAGCATGAGCTGGCCGATGTCGTTTTCCGGCAGGCCGCATTCGCGCGTGACGTCGCGCGGCTCAAGCCCTGCCGTCAGGTAGAAGTTCATGTTGAACAGGAACACCTCGAGCGCCAGGGCGCAGGCAAGCAGCACGGCCGCGACCTTTGCGAAATGCAAAACCGCAGCTCCATGGCGATCCATGAAGCTGCGGCAGAAATAGGTTGCGTTGTCGCGAACCGACGGCATGGAAACTCGGCGTCACAGGCCGCAGGGCGACTAGGCGTGCAGGGCTTCTTTGACGTCGGCGTAAACCACCTGCGGGTCGCGGTCGC from Xiamenia xianingshaonis encodes:
- a CDS encoding cytochrome C oxidase Cbb3; protein product: MLLACALALEVFLFNMNFYLTAGLEPRDVTRECGLPENDIGQLMLTEANHAVVLQGLDQAVENVWLDFDGEQPAQLLECKVSFTDEAHKTFFDTTEYTRGVPIVDVSTVSDKSEYLNLNASGRVQALEIELVGDEVRYPVLLDKVVLNANRPFDFNKTRFGVALGILCLVYAFRPRSAIYRWPLRVRPRLTKAIIIGAFVVECLVMTSYLFFGSNLVGVATSSYNYGSWDGVSMANTFEVGGENAQQYAELAKSFTRGQLHLEEEPPEWLKAMDDPYDKGARDEAQKETGEDYLFDVAYHDGKYYVYFGVVPVFLFYLPFYLATGANFPTALGVLASVLAFAGGCTALLDRFARHHFKRVSLGLFLLLQIPLVACSGVLYLLKFPTFYSLPIALGLAFSVWGLYLWMVGRSAAHPCRWYAAGSLCMALVAGCRPQLLVLSCVAFPLFWRRYITEKRLFTGTGAREFACLVAPYAAVALAIMGYNAARFGSPTDFGASYNLTVNDMTRRGFNLGRILPALFAYFLQPPSVTGVFPFVQPAPFDTTYLGQTIKEATFGGIFACLPVLWILAASRRILALRVSERATHTTAGVVVALVAGGIVVALADAQMAGILERYFADFSFMFLAAAVLLLFVANERLAPGTPTASLFQNALLAVVALSVVYVVLVCFVPEVGWYSDIYDWAYQNIIEAVQFWT